The Borrelia hispanica CRI genomic sequence TTCTTTGCCATAATATTCATATACTTGCTTTTCTAAGCTCTCTATGCGTTCAATCAATAATTCATTATACTCAGTTCCAATTTTTTCAATTTTTAATAAACGAGACATGCCTCTCATATAGCAATATATGCTTCCATTTTTAAGTTTAAATTCTATGTAACACACTTTTGAAAATGTATACGCCTTAATAACACCTTCTTCTTTATCTCTATATTTTGTTACAATATTTTGTAGTGGTTTTCTATATCCATAATGTATCCCTAAAAATTTATTATCTTCTTTTAAAGGAAATAAATTAAATGCTCTCATTTTCTTTTTGTTAAACAATTCTCTAAACGCAAGAAAAAATTTATGTTTTTGTCTCTTGTGAATCCCAAATGTATACAAATCATTCATAATTTTTGTGTGATATATTTTTCTACCATCTTTATCTTCAATTTTAAAAAAAATTGCGCGTTTTGGATCAAAGTTTGTTGCATTTTCTACTTTTTTTACTTCTTCTATTTCTTTTACTTTTTCTATTTTTTCTATCTCTTTTGTTTCTTTTGTTGCTATTATTTCTTTTCTTTTTGATTTAAGACGTTCTAATATACTTTCCATAACTAATCCTTAATGAATACTTTCTTTAAAATTTTGCAATTTACAATAATTTTCTTTATTTTCTAGCAATTCCAATAATTCATAATAGTATTGATTATTGAATGCTTTACGATAATCCAATTTTTCTTGTTTGTTTAAGTAATTTTTAAGCACTGGCAAAAGAATTTCAATGCTTGTTTTATGTCTTAATTGATCAAGCAATATGCTAAATATATTATCTTTGATATTTCTCTCATTATTTTGTACATCCTTCCTATCTTTTTCACACAACATCTCAATTTTGCCTATTATCTTTTTTAAATCATCATACTTATCGTTTTCTATAATAAAATGCGGCTTGCTTTTATAATTTTCATATACCTTTTGCACCTCTTTTTCTAATTGTTTTTCAATATACCCTTCTTTTTCTAATTTAACCTTTGCTTCATATAATATTCTACTCAATTCTTGTTGTTTAAATTGCAATTTGCTTTTATTATTTCCATTATATCTGATTTCATTGTGCAAATTCTTTTGTGATCGATTTTCATTCTTTTTCATTTCTCTTAAAGCTTTAATTTTCTCATCTTTACTTATTTTTAAATTCAAAATAGAAAGAAATTCATCTGTTTTAAATTTGCATTTTTTAACATATTTCATGACTTGAAGCTTTTCGATTAATTTTATCTTTTCTTCTTTATTATTATTATTTATATTATTAATACACTCCCATTTTTCTACACTACTATTTTTATTGCATGCCTTTTTATTTTGATAATATTTATCTACTCGGTTTAAATGTCTGTTTTCTTTTCTTTCTTTAAAGTTTTTGTTAATTCTTCGATAACATTCTTTTTTTGAATACTGAAGTTTGTAATAAATTGCAGTACCCATATTAATTCCTAAGTGTTGATAATAGTTACTAGTTACTTGAAATTCTTTTTCTAGTTTGTATAAATAGCTTTGTAGTGTTTTGATTTTTATTTCTTTGTGTCCATTTCTTTTTAAATTGCCATTGAAATAGTAAAGGATTCTATTTTGAGAGTATTTCTTGAATTGTCTGTTTATATAGGATATTGTGGATATTAAAGTTATCAATTTATGTTGATATTTATTCTTGCAAGTTGTTTTCTTTCTAAGCATGGCTTATGTCTCCTTAATTATACATGTTTACATAACTAATAAGATAGCTATATAAATATGATAACGAAAATACATCGAAAAGTAAACTTATTTATACTAAAAATGTTTTTTTATGTAAAGTTTTTACAAAAACTTTACATAAAAATTTGTTAAATTTAGTTTTTGCTATATATTATTATGTATGTAAAACATATGCAAAAATAAGGAGTTAAATTATTATGAGTAAAAATGATATCACAAAAATTAATAATGGAGTAAAAAAAATGAATTGTCAAGATTTATACACCCAACAAGTTATTAAAGGTTTAGAATCTTTTGTTCCAACACCAGATTCTGATAATAATAAACAAACTAATGTAAGTAAAATGAGCAAAATAGGACGTAAATTACCTGGTATCAAAAAGAATGAATATTTCAAGTTTAATAGTAAAGTAGATTTTTCTATTCAACGTGAAGGATTAACAAGATTTGGTGCTA encodes the following:
- a CDS encoding DUF226 domain-containing protein, giving the protein MESILERLKSKRKEIIATKETKEIEKIEKVKEIEEVKKVENATNFDPKRAIFFKIEDKDGRKIYHTKIMNDLYTFGIHKRQKHKFFLAFRELFNKKKMRAFNLFPLKEDNKFLGIHYGYRKPLQNIVTKYRDKEEGVIKAYTFSKVCYIEFKLKNGSIYCYMRGMSRLLKIEKIGTEYNELLIERIESLEKQVYEYYGKELPEGGMITKWIKKNQK
- a CDS encoding plasmid maintenance protein, with product MLRKKTTCKNKYQHKLITLISTISYINRQFKKYSQNRILYYFNGNLKRNGHKEIKIKTLQSYLYKLEKEFQVTSNYYQHLGINMGTAIYYKLQYSKKECYRRINKNFKERKENRHLNRVDKYYQNKKACNKNSSVEKWECINNINNNNKEEKIKLIEKLQVMKYVKKCKFKTDEFLSILNLKISKDEKIKALREMKKNENRSQKNLHNEIRYNGNNKSKLQFKQQELSRILYEAKVKLEKEGYIEKQLEKEVQKVYENYKSKPHFIIENDKYDDLKKIIGKIEMLCEKDRKDVQNNERNIKDNIFSILLDQLRHKTSIEILLPVLKNYLNKQEKLDYRKAFNNQYYYELLELLENKENYCKLQNFKESIH